The following proteins come from a genomic window of Sesamum indicum cultivar Zhongzhi No. 13 linkage group LG10, S_indicum_v1.0, whole genome shotgun sequence:
- the LOC105171411 gene encoding uncharacterized protein LOC105171411 isoform X3, whose amino-acid sequence MEQLINFIIRPPRAEYDPKEDLLDEEFMLKGKWYHRKDLEVTNSRGDVLQCSHYMPIICPEGTKLPCVIYCHGNSGCRTDASEAAVILLPSNITVFTLDFSGSGLSGGEHVTLGWNEKDDLKAVVDYLRADGNVSLIGLWGRSMGAVTSMMYGAEDPSIAGMVLDSPFSDLVDLMMELVDSYKVPLPKFTVKFAIHYMRRAIQKKAKFDILELNTIKVAKSCFVPVLFGHAIDDDFIQPHHSDNIFDAYVGDKNIIKFEGDHNSPRPQFYFDSVSIFFNNVLQPPEDDIVVSYFDLTNDDFSKGRWSTVHDEEFADELLDSPVAATSTEDTLKQLRSKKPMSTVVVPVDMSSNDNQPDSRVESRGSDSYLSPSNMISFELSEGSGHGSHAPGFRDDNEYVEHPLNALAGFPINVEEEERMFTEAVIESLKDLEARQTCVQKPSSSGDTYLPKPEQALPNEKTNSFPALSDSLETSVSTSATLAFHTPLPNPDKVLSESPSKCSPSSGAESQETSSHICSSTCNHSLPDNDTMNCSKDNLNVLKNSRSAAAAPRPTQEETSRLTSHKDASSATPRPSSEVDMVDSTTVTVKVEKNTTSNVIDGWLRRWELFFRNR is encoded by the exons ATGGAACAGCTTATCAATTTCATTATAAGACCACCCAG AGCTGAATACGATCCAAAAGAAGATCTATTAGATGAAGAGTTTATGCTGAAAGGCAAGTGGTACCACAGGAAAGATTTGGAG GTTACAAATAGTCGAGGGGATGTTCTTCAATGTAGCCATTACATGCCTATTATCTGTCCTGAAGGAACTAAACTGCCATGTGTGATCTATTGCCATGGAAATAG TGGTTGCCGAACAGATGCCAGTGAAGCTGCTGTTATATTGTTGCCATCAAACATCACAGTTTTCACTCTTGATTTTTCTGGTTCTGGACTCTCTGGAGGAGAGCATGTGACTCTGGGCTGGAATGAA AAGGATGATCTAAAAGCTGTGGTTGATTATCTAAGGGCAGATGGGAATGTTTCTTTAATTGGTTTGTGGGGCCGCTCCATGGGTGCTGTTACTAG CATGATGTATGGAGCTGAGGATCCTTCAATCGCAGGAATGGTTCTGGATAGCCCATTTTCTGATTTGGTTGACTTGATGATGGAACTGGTTGATAGTTACAAAGTTCCGCTTCCTAAATTCACT gttaAGTTTGCAATCCACTATATGCGAAGAGCAATTCAGAAAAAGGCAAAATTTGACATACTGGAATTGAACACAATCAAG GTTGCAAAATCTTGCTTCGTTCCAGTTCTTTTTGGTCATGCAATTGATGATGATTTCATACAACCCCATCATtctgataatatttttgatgcTTATGTg ggtgacaaaaatattatcaaatttgaggGTGATCACAACTCTCCCCGccctcaattttattttgattctgtgagtatttttttcaacaatgtATTACAACCTCCAGAGGATGACATAGTGGTTTCATATTTTGACTTGACAAATGATGATTTCAGCAAG GGTAGGTGGAGCACGGTCCATGATGAGGAGTTCGCTGATGAATTATTGGATTCACCTGTTG CAGCTACTAGCACCGAGGACACCCTTAAGCAACTTCGCTCCAAGAAACCTATGAGTACTGTAGTG GTTCCTGTAGATATGTCATCCAATGATAATCAACCAGATTCCCGG GTGGAAAGTAGGGGGTCTGATTCATATTTATCACCGTCTAATATGATCAGTTTTGAACTCTCCGAAGGTAGTGGTCATGGTTCTCACGCACCTGGATTCAGAGATGACAATGAATACGTTGAGCACCCTCTTAATGCCTTGGCAGGTTTCCCAATCAAtgtggaagaagaagaaagg ATGTTCACAGAGGCAGTAATTGAGTCACTAAAGGACTTGGAGGCGAGACAGACTTGTGTCCAGAAACCATCATCGAGTGGTGACACTTACCTCCCTAAGCCAGAACAAGCACTACCAAACGAAAAAACAAATTCCTTTCCTGCACTGAGTGACTCCTTAGAAACTTCAGTTTCCACCTCAGCAACCTTGGCATTCCATACGCCACTTCCCAACCCCGACAAAGTATTATCAGAATCTCCTTCAAAATGTTCTCCATCTTCTGGTGCAGAAAGTCAGGAAACTTCTTCTCATATTTGTTCATCAACATGCAACCACAGCTTACCTGATAATGACACAATGAATTGTTCAAAGGACAACTTAAATGTATTAAAGAACTCTAGGAGTGCTGCGGCTGCTCCACGTCCCACGCAAGAAGAAACAAGTAGGCTGACATCTCATAAAGACGCATCATCAGCCACTCCAAGGCCATCATCTGAGGTTGACATGGTGGATAGTACTACTGTTACTGTAAAAGTTGAGAAAAACACAACATCCAATGTCATAGATGGGTGGTTACGTCGTTGGGAACTCTTCTTCCGAAACAGATGA
- the LOC105171411 gene encoding uncharacterized protein LOC105171411 isoform X4, translated as MEQLINFIIRPPRAEYDPKEDLLDEEFMLKGKWYHRKDLEVTNSRGDVLQCSHYMPIICPEGTKLPCVIYCHGNSGCRTDASEAAVILLPSNITVFTLDFSGSGLSGGEHVTLGWNEKDDLKAVVDYLRADGNVSLIGLWGRSMGAVTSMMYGAEDPSIAGMVLDSPFSDLVDLMMELVDSYKVPLPKFTVKFAIHYMRRAIQKKAKFDILELNTIKVAKSCFVPVLFGHAIDDDFIQPHHSDNIFDAYVQGDKNIIKFEGDHNSPRPQFYFDSVSIFFNNVLQPPEDDIVVSYFDLTNDDFSKGRWSTVHDEEFADELLDSPVAATSTEDTLKQLRSKKPMSTVVVESRGSDSYLSPSNMISFELSEGSGHGSHAPGFRDDNEYVEHPLNALAGFPINVEEEERMFTEAVIESLKDLEARQTCVQKPSSSGDTYLPKPEQALPNEKTNSFPALSDSLETSVSTSATLAFHTPLPNPDKVLSESPSKCSPSSGAESQETSSHICSSTCNHSLPDNDTMNCSKDNLNVLKNSRSAAAAPRPTQEETSRLTSHKDASSATPRPSSEVDMVDSTTVTVKVEKNTTSNVIDGWLRRWELFFRNR; from the exons ATGGAACAGCTTATCAATTTCATTATAAGACCACCCAG AGCTGAATACGATCCAAAAGAAGATCTATTAGATGAAGAGTTTATGCTGAAAGGCAAGTGGTACCACAGGAAAGATTTGGAG GTTACAAATAGTCGAGGGGATGTTCTTCAATGTAGCCATTACATGCCTATTATCTGTCCTGAAGGAACTAAACTGCCATGTGTGATCTATTGCCATGGAAATAG TGGTTGCCGAACAGATGCCAGTGAAGCTGCTGTTATATTGTTGCCATCAAACATCACAGTTTTCACTCTTGATTTTTCTGGTTCTGGACTCTCTGGAGGAGAGCATGTGACTCTGGGCTGGAATGAA AAGGATGATCTAAAAGCTGTGGTTGATTATCTAAGGGCAGATGGGAATGTTTCTTTAATTGGTTTGTGGGGCCGCTCCATGGGTGCTGTTACTAG CATGATGTATGGAGCTGAGGATCCTTCAATCGCAGGAATGGTTCTGGATAGCCCATTTTCTGATTTGGTTGACTTGATGATGGAACTGGTTGATAGTTACAAAGTTCCGCTTCCTAAATTCACT gttaAGTTTGCAATCCACTATATGCGAAGAGCAATTCAGAAAAAGGCAAAATTTGACATACTGGAATTGAACACAATCAAG GTTGCAAAATCTTGCTTCGTTCCAGTTCTTTTTGGTCATGCAATTGATGATGATTTCATACAACCCCATCATtctgataatatttttgatgcTTATGTg CAGggtgacaaaaatattatcaaatttgaggGTGATCACAACTCTCCCCGccctcaattttattttgattctgtgagtatttttttcaacaatgtATTACAACCTCCAGAGGATGACATAGTGGTTTCATATTTTGACTTGACAAATGATGATTTCAGCAAG GGTAGGTGGAGCACGGTCCATGATGAGGAGTTCGCTGATGAATTATTGGATTCACCTGTTG CAGCTACTAGCACCGAGGACACCCTTAAGCAACTTCGCTCCAAGAAACCTATGAGTACTGTAGTG GTGGAAAGTAGGGGGTCTGATTCATATTTATCACCGTCTAATATGATCAGTTTTGAACTCTCCGAAGGTAGTGGTCATGGTTCTCACGCACCTGGATTCAGAGATGACAATGAATACGTTGAGCACCCTCTTAATGCCTTGGCAGGTTTCCCAATCAAtgtggaagaagaagaaagg ATGTTCACAGAGGCAGTAATTGAGTCACTAAAGGACTTGGAGGCGAGACAGACTTGTGTCCAGAAACCATCATCGAGTGGTGACACTTACCTCCCTAAGCCAGAACAAGCACTACCAAACGAAAAAACAAATTCCTTTCCTGCACTGAGTGACTCCTTAGAAACTTCAGTTTCCACCTCAGCAACCTTGGCATTCCATACGCCACTTCCCAACCCCGACAAAGTATTATCAGAATCTCCTTCAAAATGTTCTCCATCTTCTGGTGCAGAAAGTCAGGAAACTTCTTCTCATATTTGTTCATCAACATGCAACCACAGCTTACCTGATAATGACACAATGAATTGTTCAAAGGACAACTTAAATGTATTAAAGAACTCTAGGAGTGCTGCGGCTGCTCCACGTCCCACGCAAGAAGAAACAAGTAGGCTGACATCTCATAAAGACGCATCATCAGCCACTCCAAGGCCATCATCTGAGGTTGACATGGTGGATAGTACTACTGTTACTGTAAAAGTTGAGAAAAACACAACATCCAATGTCATAGATGGGTGGTTACGTCGTTGGGAACTCTTCTTCCGAAACAGATGA
- the LOC105171411 gene encoding uncharacterized protein LOC105171411 isoform X7: MPIICPEGTKLPCVIYCHGNSGCRTDASEAAVILLPSNITVFTLDFSGSGLSGGEHVTLGWNEKDDLKAVVDYLRADGNVSLIGLWGRSMGAVTSMMYGAEDPSIAGMVLDSPFSDLVDLMMELVDSYKVPLPKFTVKFAIHYMRRAIQKKAKFDILELNTIKVAKSCFVPVLFGHAIDDDFIQPHHSDNIFDAYVGDKNIIKFEGDHNSPRPQFYFDSVSIFFNNVLQPPEDDIVVSYFDLTNDDFSKGRWSTVHDEEFADELLDSPVAATSTEDTLKQLRSKKPMSTVVVPVDMSSNDNQPDSRVESRGSDSYLSPSNMISFELSEGSGHGSHAPGFRDDNEYVEHPLNALAGFPINVEEEERMFTEAVIESLKDLEARQTCVQKPSSSGDTYLPKPEQALPNEKTNSFPALSDSLETSVSTSATLAFHTPLPNPDKVLSESPSKCSPSSGAESQETSSHICSSTCNHSLPDNDTMNCSKDNLNVLKNSRSAAAAPRPTQEETSRLTSHKDASSATPRPSSEVDMVDSTTVTVKVEKNTTSNVIDGWLRRWELFFRNR; the protein is encoded by the exons ATGCCTATTATCTGTCCTGAAGGAACTAAACTGCCATGTGTGATCTATTGCCATGGAAATAG TGGTTGCCGAACAGATGCCAGTGAAGCTGCTGTTATATTGTTGCCATCAAACATCACAGTTTTCACTCTTGATTTTTCTGGTTCTGGACTCTCTGGAGGAGAGCATGTGACTCTGGGCTGGAATGAA AAGGATGATCTAAAAGCTGTGGTTGATTATCTAAGGGCAGATGGGAATGTTTCTTTAATTGGTTTGTGGGGCCGCTCCATGGGTGCTGTTACTAG CATGATGTATGGAGCTGAGGATCCTTCAATCGCAGGAATGGTTCTGGATAGCCCATTTTCTGATTTGGTTGACTTGATGATGGAACTGGTTGATAGTTACAAAGTTCCGCTTCCTAAATTCACT gttaAGTTTGCAATCCACTATATGCGAAGAGCAATTCAGAAAAAGGCAAAATTTGACATACTGGAATTGAACACAATCAAG GTTGCAAAATCTTGCTTCGTTCCAGTTCTTTTTGGTCATGCAATTGATGATGATTTCATACAACCCCATCATtctgataatatttttgatgcTTATGTg ggtgacaaaaatattatcaaatttgaggGTGATCACAACTCTCCCCGccctcaattttattttgattctgtgagtatttttttcaacaatgtATTACAACCTCCAGAGGATGACATAGTGGTTTCATATTTTGACTTGACAAATGATGATTTCAGCAAG GGTAGGTGGAGCACGGTCCATGATGAGGAGTTCGCTGATGAATTATTGGATTCACCTGTTG CAGCTACTAGCACCGAGGACACCCTTAAGCAACTTCGCTCCAAGAAACCTATGAGTACTGTAGTG GTTCCTGTAGATATGTCATCCAATGATAATCAACCAGATTCCCGG GTGGAAAGTAGGGGGTCTGATTCATATTTATCACCGTCTAATATGATCAGTTTTGAACTCTCCGAAGGTAGTGGTCATGGTTCTCACGCACCTGGATTCAGAGATGACAATGAATACGTTGAGCACCCTCTTAATGCCTTGGCAGGTTTCCCAATCAAtgtggaagaagaagaaagg ATGTTCACAGAGGCAGTAATTGAGTCACTAAAGGACTTGGAGGCGAGACAGACTTGTGTCCAGAAACCATCATCGAGTGGTGACACTTACCTCCCTAAGCCAGAACAAGCACTACCAAACGAAAAAACAAATTCCTTTCCTGCACTGAGTGACTCCTTAGAAACTTCAGTTTCCACCTCAGCAACCTTGGCATTCCATACGCCACTTCCCAACCCCGACAAAGTATTATCAGAATCTCCTTCAAAATGTTCTCCATCTTCTGGTGCAGAAAGTCAGGAAACTTCTTCTCATATTTGTTCATCAACATGCAACCACAGCTTACCTGATAATGACACAATGAATTGTTCAAAGGACAACTTAAATGTATTAAAGAACTCTAGGAGTGCTGCGGCTGCTCCACGTCCCACGCAAGAAGAAACAAGTAGGCTGACATCTCATAAAGACGCATCATCAGCCACTCCAAGGCCATCATCTGAGGTTGACATGGTGGATAGTACTACTGTTACTGTAAAAGTTGAGAAAAACACAACATCCAATGTCATAGATGGGTGGTTACGTCGTTGGGAACTCTTCTTCCGAAACAGATGA
- the LOC105171411 gene encoding uncharacterized protein LOC105171411 isoform X5, whose amino-acid sequence MEQLINFIIRPPRAEYDPKEDLLDEEFMLKGKWYHRKDLEVTNSRGDVLQCSHYMPIICPEGTKLPCVIYCHGNSGCRTDASEAAVILLPSNITVFTLDFSGSGLSGGEHVTLGWNEKDDLKAVVDYLRADGNVSLIGLWGRSMGAVTSMMYGAEDPSIAGMVLDSPFSDLVDLMMELVDSYKVPLPKFTVKFAIHYMRRAIQKKAKFDILELNTIKVAKSCFVPVLFGHAIDDDFIQPHHSDNIFDAYVQGDKNIIKFEGDHNSPRPQFYFDSVSIFFNNVLQPPEDDIVVSYFDLTNDDFSKGRWSTVHDEEFADELLDSPVATSTEDTLKQLRSKKPMSTVVVESRGSDSYLSPSNMISFELSEGSGHGSHAPGFRDDNEYVEHPLNALAGFPINVEEEERMFTEAVIESLKDLEARQTCVQKPSSSGDTYLPKPEQALPNEKTNSFPALSDSLETSVSTSATLAFHTPLPNPDKVLSESPSKCSPSSGAESQETSSHICSSTCNHSLPDNDTMNCSKDNLNVLKNSRSAAAAPRPTQEETSRLTSHKDASSATPRPSSEVDMVDSTTVTVKVEKNTTSNVIDGWLRRWELFFRNR is encoded by the exons ATGGAACAGCTTATCAATTTCATTATAAGACCACCCAG AGCTGAATACGATCCAAAAGAAGATCTATTAGATGAAGAGTTTATGCTGAAAGGCAAGTGGTACCACAGGAAAGATTTGGAG GTTACAAATAGTCGAGGGGATGTTCTTCAATGTAGCCATTACATGCCTATTATCTGTCCTGAAGGAACTAAACTGCCATGTGTGATCTATTGCCATGGAAATAG TGGTTGCCGAACAGATGCCAGTGAAGCTGCTGTTATATTGTTGCCATCAAACATCACAGTTTTCACTCTTGATTTTTCTGGTTCTGGACTCTCTGGAGGAGAGCATGTGACTCTGGGCTGGAATGAA AAGGATGATCTAAAAGCTGTGGTTGATTATCTAAGGGCAGATGGGAATGTTTCTTTAATTGGTTTGTGGGGCCGCTCCATGGGTGCTGTTACTAG CATGATGTATGGAGCTGAGGATCCTTCAATCGCAGGAATGGTTCTGGATAGCCCATTTTCTGATTTGGTTGACTTGATGATGGAACTGGTTGATAGTTACAAAGTTCCGCTTCCTAAATTCACT gttaAGTTTGCAATCCACTATATGCGAAGAGCAATTCAGAAAAAGGCAAAATTTGACATACTGGAATTGAACACAATCAAG GTTGCAAAATCTTGCTTCGTTCCAGTTCTTTTTGGTCATGCAATTGATGATGATTTCATACAACCCCATCATtctgataatatttttgatgcTTATGTg CAGggtgacaaaaatattatcaaatttgaggGTGATCACAACTCTCCCCGccctcaattttattttgattctgtgagtatttttttcaacaatgtATTACAACCTCCAGAGGATGACATAGTGGTTTCATATTTTGACTTGACAAATGATGATTTCAGCAAG GGTAGGTGGAGCACGGTCCATGATGAGGAGTTCGCTGATGAATTATTGGATTCACCTGTTG CTACTAGCACCGAGGACACCCTTAAGCAACTTCGCTCCAAGAAACCTATGAGTACTGTAGTG GTGGAAAGTAGGGGGTCTGATTCATATTTATCACCGTCTAATATGATCAGTTTTGAACTCTCCGAAGGTAGTGGTCATGGTTCTCACGCACCTGGATTCAGAGATGACAATGAATACGTTGAGCACCCTCTTAATGCCTTGGCAGGTTTCCCAATCAAtgtggaagaagaagaaagg ATGTTCACAGAGGCAGTAATTGAGTCACTAAAGGACTTGGAGGCGAGACAGACTTGTGTCCAGAAACCATCATCGAGTGGTGACACTTACCTCCCTAAGCCAGAACAAGCACTACCAAACGAAAAAACAAATTCCTTTCCTGCACTGAGTGACTCCTTAGAAACTTCAGTTTCCACCTCAGCAACCTTGGCATTCCATACGCCACTTCCCAACCCCGACAAAGTATTATCAGAATCTCCTTCAAAATGTTCTCCATCTTCTGGTGCAGAAAGTCAGGAAACTTCTTCTCATATTTGTTCATCAACATGCAACCACAGCTTACCTGATAATGACACAATGAATTGTTCAAAGGACAACTTAAATGTATTAAAGAACTCTAGGAGTGCTGCGGCTGCTCCACGTCCCACGCAAGAAGAAACAAGTAGGCTGACATCTCATAAAGACGCATCATCAGCCACTCCAAGGCCATCATCTGAGGTTGACATGGTGGATAGTACTACTGTTACTGTAAAAGTTGAGAAAAACACAACATCCAATGTCATAGATGGGTGGTTACGTCGTTGGGAACTCTTCTTCCGAAACAGATGA
- the LOC105171411 gene encoding uncharacterized protein LOC105171411 isoform X1 translates to MEQLINFIIRPPRAEYDPKEDLLDEEFMLKGKWYHRKDLEVTNSRGDVLQCSHYMPIICPEGTKLPCVIYCHGNSGCRTDASEAAVILLPSNITVFTLDFSGSGLSGGEHVTLGWNEKDDLKAVVDYLRADGNVSLIGLWGRSMGAVTSMMYGAEDPSIAGMVLDSPFSDLVDLMMELVDSYKVPLPKFTVKFAIHYMRRAIQKKAKFDILELNTIKVAKSCFVPVLFGHAIDDDFIQPHHSDNIFDAYVQGDKNIIKFEGDHNSPRPQFYFDSVSIFFNNVLQPPEDDIVVSYFDLTNDDFSKGRWSTVHDEEFADELLDSPVAATSTEDTLKQLRSKKPMSTVVVPVDMSSNDNQPDSRVESRGSDSYLSPSNMISFELSEGSGHGSHAPGFRDDNEYVEHPLNALAGFPINVEEEERMFTEAVIESLKDLEARQTCVQKPSSSGDTYLPKPEQALPNEKTNSFPALSDSLETSVSTSATLAFHTPLPNPDKVLSESPSKCSPSSGAESQETSSHICSSTCNHSLPDNDTMNCSKDNLNVLKNSRSAAAAPRPTQEETSRLTSHKDASSATPRPSSEVDMVDSTTVTVKVEKNTTSNVIDGWLRRWELFFRNR, encoded by the exons ATGGAACAGCTTATCAATTTCATTATAAGACCACCCAG AGCTGAATACGATCCAAAAGAAGATCTATTAGATGAAGAGTTTATGCTGAAAGGCAAGTGGTACCACAGGAAAGATTTGGAG GTTACAAATAGTCGAGGGGATGTTCTTCAATGTAGCCATTACATGCCTATTATCTGTCCTGAAGGAACTAAACTGCCATGTGTGATCTATTGCCATGGAAATAG TGGTTGCCGAACAGATGCCAGTGAAGCTGCTGTTATATTGTTGCCATCAAACATCACAGTTTTCACTCTTGATTTTTCTGGTTCTGGACTCTCTGGAGGAGAGCATGTGACTCTGGGCTGGAATGAA AAGGATGATCTAAAAGCTGTGGTTGATTATCTAAGGGCAGATGGGAATGTTTCTTTAATTGGTTTGTGGGGCCGCTCCATGGGTGCTGTTACTAG CATGATGTATGGAGCTGAGGATCCTTCAATCGCAGGAATGGTTCTGGATAGCCCATTTTCTGATTTGGTTGACTTGATGATGGAACTGGTTGATAGTTACAAAGTTCCGCTTCCTAAATTCACT gttaAGTTTGCAATCCACTATATGCGAAGAGCAATTCAGAAAAAGGCAAAATTTGACATACTGGAATTGAACACAATCAAG GTTGCAAAATCTTGCTTCGTTCCAGTTCTTTTTGGTCATGCAATTGATGATGATTTCATACAACCCCATCATtctgataatatttttgatgcTTATGTg CAGggtgacaaaaatattatcaaatttgaggGTGATCACAACTCTCCCCGccctcaattttattttgattctgtgagtatttttttcaacaatgtATTACAACCTCCAGAGGATGACATAGTGGTTTCATATTTTGACTTGACAAATGATGATTTCAGCAAG GGTAGGTGGAGCACGGTCCATGATGAGGAGTTCGCTGATGAATTATTGGATTCACCTGTTG CAGCTACTAGCACCGAGGACACCCTTAAGCAACTTCGCTCCAAGAAACCTATGAGTACTGTAGTG GTTCCTGTAGATATGTCATCCAATGATAATCAACCAGATTCCCGG GTGGAAAGTAGGGGGTCTGATTCATATTTATCACCGTCTAATATGATCAGTTTTGAACTCTCCGAAGGTAGTGGTCATGGTTCTCACGCACCTGGATTCAGAGATGACAATGAATACGTTGAGCACCCTCTTAATGCCTTGGCAGGTTTCCCAATCAAtgtggaagaagaagaaagg ATGTTCACAGAGGCAGTAATTGAGTCACTAAAGGACTTGGAGGCGAGACAGACTTGTGTCCAGAAACCATCATCGAGTGGTGACACTTACCTCCCTAAGCCAGAACAAGCACTACCAAACGAAAAAACAAATTCCTTTCCTGCACTGAGTGACTCCTTAGAAACTTCAGTTTCCACCTCAGCAACCTTGGCATTCCATACGCCACTTCCCAACCCCGACAAAGTATTATCAGAATCTCCTTCAAAATGTTCTCCATCTTCTGGTGCAGAAAGTCAGGAAACTTCTTCTCATATTTGTTCATCAACATGCAACCACAGCTTACCTGATAATGACACAATGAATTGTTCAAAGGACAACTTAAATGTATTAAAGAACTCTAGGAGTGCTGCGGCTGCTCCACGTCCCACGCAAGAAGAAACAAGTAGGCTGACATCTCATAAAGACGCATCATCAGCCACTCCAAGGCCATCATCTGAGGTTGACATGGTGGATAGTACTACTGTTACTGTAAAAGTTGAGAAAAACACAACATCCAATGTCATAGATGGGTGGTTACGTCGTTGGGAACTCTTCTTCCGAAACAGATGA
- the LOC105171411 gene encoding uncharacterized protein LOC105171411 isoform X2, protein MEQLINFIIRPPRAEYDPKEDLLDEEFMLKGKWYHRKDLEVTNSRGDVLQCSHYMPIICPEGTKLPCVIYCHGNSGCRTDASEAAVILLPSNITVFTLDFSGSGLSGGEHVTLGWNEKDDLKAVVDYLRADGNVSLIGLWGRSMGAVTSMMYGAEDPSIAGMVLDSPFSDLVDLMMELVDSYKVPLPKFTVKFAIHYMRRAIQKKAKFDILELNTIKVAKSCFVPVLFGHAIDDDFIQPHHSDNIFDAYVQGDKNIIKFEGDHNSPRPQFYFDSVSIFFNNVLQPPEDDIVVSYFDLTNDDFSKGRWSTVHDEEFADELLDSPVATSTEDTLKQLRSKKPMSTVVVPVDMSSNDNQPDSRVESRGSDSYLSPSNMISFELSEGSGHGSHAPGFRDDNEYVEHPLNALAGFPINVEEEERMFTEAVIESLKDLEARQTCVQKPSSSGDTYLPKPEQALPNEKTNSFPALSDSLETSVSTSATLAFHTPLPNPDKVLSESPSKCSPSSGAESQETSSHICSSTCNHSLPDNDTMNCSKDNLNVLKNSRSAAAAPRPTQEETSRLTSHKDASSATPRPSSEVDMVDSTTVTVKVEKNTTSNVIDGWLRRWELFFRNR, encoded by the exons ATGGAACAGCTTATCAATTTCATTATAAGACCACCCAG AGCTGAATACGATCCAAAAGAAGATCTATTAGATGAAGAGTTTATGCTGAAAGGCAAGTGGTACCACAGGAAAGATTTGGAG GTTACAAATAGTCGAGGGGATGTTCTTCAATGTAGCCATTACATGCCTATTATCTGTCCTGAAGGAACTAAACTGCCATGTGTGATCTATTGCCATGGAAATAG TGGTTGCCGAACAGATGCCAGTGAAGCTGCTGTTATATTGTTGCCATCAAACATCACAGTTTTCACTCTTGATTTTTCTGGTTCTGGACTCTCTGGAGGAGAGCATGTGACTCTGGGCTGGAATGAA AAGGATGATCTAAAAGCTGTGGTTGATTATCTAAGGGCAGATGGGAATGTTTCTTTAATTGGTTTGTGGGGCCGCTCCATGGGTGCTGTTACTAG CATGATGTATGGAGCTGAGGATCCTTCAATCGCAGGAATGGTTCTGGATAGCCCATTTTCTGATTTGGTTGACTTGATGATGGAACTGGTTGATAGTTACAAAGTTCCGCTTCCTAAATTCACT gttaAGTTTGCAATCCACTATATGCGAAGAGCAATTCAGAAAAAGGCAAAATTTGACATACTGGAATTGAACACAATCAAG GTTGCAAAATCTTGCTTCGTTCCAGTTCTTTTTGGTCATGCAATTGATGATGATTTCATACAACCCCATCATtctgataatatttttgatgcTTATGTg CAGggtgacaaaaatattatcaaatttgaggGTGATCACAACTCTCCCCGccctcaattttattttgattctgtgagtatttttttcaacaatgtATTACAACCTCCAGAGGATGACATAGTGGTTTCATATTTTGACTTGACAAATGATGATTTCAGCAAG GGTAGGTGGAGCACGGTCCATGATGAGGAGTTCGCTGATGAATTATTGGATTCACCTGTTG CTACTAGCACCGAGGACACCCTTAAGCAACTTCGCTCCAAGAAACCTATGAGTACTGTAGTG GTTCCTGTAGATATGTCATCCAATGATAATCAACCAGATTCCCGG GTGGAAAGTAGGGGGTCTGATTCATATTTATCACCGTCTAATATGATCAGTTTTGAACTCTCCGAAGGTAGTGGTCATGGTTCTCACGCACCTGGATTCAGAGATGACAATGAATACGTTGAGCACCCTCTTAATGCCTTGGCAGGTTTCCCAATCAAtgtggaagaagaagaaagg ATGTTCACAGAGGCAGTAATTGAGTCACTAAAGGACTTGGAGGCGAGACAGACTTGTGTCCAGAAACCATCATCGAGTGGTGACACTTACCTCCCTAAGCCAGAACAAGCACTACCAAACGAAAAAACAAATTCCTTTCCTGCACTGAGTGACTCCTTAGAAACTTCAGTTTCCACCTCAGCAACCTTGGCATTCCATACGCCACTTCCCAACCCCGACAAAGTATTATCAGAATCTCCTTCAAAATGTTCTCCATCTTCTGGTGCAGAAAGTCAGGAAACTTCTTCTCATATTTGTTCATCAACATGCAACCACAGCTTACCTGATAATGACACAATGAATTGTTCAAAGGACAACTTAAATGTATTAAAGAACTCTAGGAGTGCTGCGGCTGCTCCACGTCCCACGCAAGAAGAAACAAGTAGGCTGACATCTCATAAAGACGCATCATCAGCCACTCCAAGGCCATCATCTGAGGTTGACATGGTGGATAGTACTACTGTTACTGTAAAAGTTGAGAAAAACACAACATCCAATGTCATAGATGGGTGGTTACGTCGTTGGGAACTCTTCTTCCGAAACAGATGA